A genome region from Merismopedia glauca CCAP 1448/3 includes the following:
- the trmB gene encoding tRNA (guanosine(46)-N7)-methyltransferase TrmB: protein MVKVRVRQHVNPLSYKYRSLTPLPDWRSLYSNLDLPLHIDIGCARGSFIQQMAVQTPDWNFLGLEIREALVEEANHQRDELGLTNLHYLFTNANVSLSALLASLPAGILKRVSIQFPDPWFKKRHMKRRVVQPELVEAIANYLAPCGEVFLQSDVEEVAREMRDRFSENPAFQINSTAWLATNPLPVPTEREIATLNRGLPVYRCVFKGIRKREAGRRKKEA, encoded by the coding sequence TTGGTAAAAGTCCGCGTTCGTCAGCACGTCAACCCTTTAAGCTATAAATATCGAAGTCTGACACCATTACCAGATTGGCGATCGCTCTACTCTAACTTAGATCTACCCTTACACATAGATATTGGCTGTGCTAGAGGTAGTTTCATCCAGCAAATGGCAGTTCAAACCCCAGATTGGAACTTTCTGGGTTTAGAAATTAGAGAAGCGTTAGTAGAAGAAGCTAATCACCAACGAGATGAATTAGGTTTAACCAATCTGCATTACTTGTTTACGAACGCCAATGTTTCGTTATCTGCTTTACTAGCATCTTTACCTGCTGGAATATTGAAACGGGTTAGCATTCAATTTCCCGATCCTTGGTTCAAGAAGCGCCACATGAAACGGCGAGTAGTACAGCCAGAATTAGTAGAAGCTATAGCTAACTATCTTGCGCCATGTGGGGAAGTATTTCTGCAATCTGATGTCGAAGAAGTAGCCAGAGAAATGCGCGATCGCTTTTCCGAAAATCCAGCCTTTCAAATCAACTCTACCGCATGGTTAGCAACTAACCCTCTCCCAGTTCCCACCGAACGAGAAATAGCCACTCTCAATCGCGGTTTACCAGTGTATCGGTGTGTATTTAAAGGAATAAGGAAGAGGGAAGCAGGAAGAAGGAAGAAGGAAGCATAA